The following coding sequences lie in one Bacteroidota bacterium genomic window:
- the mnmE gene encoding tRNA uridine-5-carboxymethylaminomethyl(34) synthesis GTPase MnmE encodes MHYDLVSDDTICAISTPPGMGAIAVIRLSGKDAIAIAGSVFRAKAAGFNTTKALSHKQYFGQIIDGEEPLDEVLLAFYRAPHSYTGEDVAEISCHGSTYIQRRIMELLIEKGARPAHAGEFTMRAFAHRKFDLAQAEAVADLIASNSKTSHELAMKQMRGLFSKKIAELRQRLIDFAALIELELDFSEEDVEFADRTQFRLLLNEIQTEIARLLESFKTGNAIKQGIPVAIVGKPNAGKSTLLNAILNEERAIVSEIPGTTRDAIEDTIVIGGYNFRFIDTAGLRHSDDLIESIGIGRTYEKIQQAAVVLYVCDMTDCYGQSAEDMLSEFRHLIEDKSKHFILVGNKIDMLEQTPEHFRDFVELETVFISAKRKENIHLITDSLLNVVKRFNVQSDTIVSNARHYHALRQASESLEAVMQGLHANLPTDLVAIDLRRAMYQLSVITGQISNDEVLGSIFSKFCIGK; translated from the coding sequence ATACCATATGCGCGATATCCACGCCTCCCGGCATGGGGGCAATTGCAGTCATCCGCTTGTCGGGCAAAGATGCCATCGCAATAGCCGGTTCCGTTTTCCGTGCAAAAGCAGCCGGATTCAACACGACTAAAGCCCTGAGCCACAAACAGTATTTCGGACAAATCATCGACGGAGAAGAGCCGCTCGACGAGGTGCTGCTTGCTTTTTACAGGGCGCCCCATTCCTACACAGGCGAAGACGTGGCCGAGATTAGCTGCCACGGCAGCACCTACATACAAAGGCGCATCATGGAATTGTTGATTGAAAAAGGTGCCCGTCCTGCCCATGCCGGAGAATTTACCATGCGCGCATTTGCACACCGGAAGTTCGACCTGGCCCAGGCCGAAGCAGTGGCCGACCTGATTGCCAGCAACAGCAAAACCAGTCATGAGCTGGCTATGAAACAAATGCGCGGTTTGTTCTCAAAAAAAATAGCAGAACTCCGACAGCGGCTTATCGATTTTGCTGCACTCATCGAACTTGAACTCGATTTTTCGGAAGAAGATGTCGAATTTGCCGACCGTACCCAGTTTCGGTTGTTGCTTAATGAGATTCAGACTGAAATTGCCCGGCTTCTTGAATCGTTCAAAACCGGCAATGCCATCAAGCAAGGCATACCTGTGGCAATCGTTGGCAAACCCAATGCCGGCAAATCTACCCTGCTGAATGCCATACTCAACGAAGAACGTGCCATCGTGAGCGAAATTCCGGGCACTACACGCGATGCCATCGAAGATACCATTGTCATCGGAGGCTACAACTTCCGGTTTATTGATACCGCAGGCCTTCGCCACTCGGACGACCTGATCGAAAGCATCGGCATTGGACGTACGTACGAAAAAATCCAACAGGCGGCAGTCGTATTGTATGTATGCGATATGACGGACTGCTACGGCCAGAGCGCTGAAGACATGCTGAGCGAGTTCAGGCACCTGATCGAAGATAAAAGCAAGCATTTCATCCTGGTGGGCAATAAGATAGATATGCTCGAACAGACCCCGGAACATTTCCGTGACTTTGTGGAACTGGAAACCGTTTTTATTTCTGCCAAGCGCAAGGAAAATATCCACCTGATCACCGACAGCCTGCTCAATGTGGTGAAACGATTCAACGTGCAGTCTGATACCATTGTAAGTAATGCCCGGCATTATCATGCCCTGAGGCAAGCATCCGAATCGCTTGAAGCGGTCATGCAGGGGCTCCATGCCAACCTGCCCACCGACCTTGTTGCCATCGACCTGCGTCGGGCCATGTATCAACTGTCGGTAATCACCGGACAAATTTCGAACGACGAAGTGCTGGGTTCGATATTCAGCAAATTCTGTATAGGAAAATAA